The Triticum dicoccoides isolate Atlit2015 ecotype Zavitan chromosome 6A, WEW_v2.0, whole genome shotgun sequence genome has a window encoding:
- the LOC119317498 gene encoding uncharacterized protein LOC119317498 isoform X1, producing the protein MLKALPARFLVVSPEPGGRRPRPRRRSLRPISSALMTNPAYFEVGRLLGSYGFMNITSYSSSQSGGLPNDIGNQDLSLGYSPEEIERLRVQDVGEGEVKIRLYEGRVVQGPLKGTQTVFKVYPGAIAGASEANLMALNELRTHAFLQSNAKDICENIQFLLGAFETATGEQWLAFRDDGRYSAADYAKITSERQLKERPNFWNPYDRAYKLELRRYFVLRLLNGAMCGLVHMHNHDRLHQSLGPSSVVLNTVAEKNGYYLLPQLRDLAFSVDIGYSSVGVGALSDGLWRRASAAGASTPLEKRAFGVADDIYGAGLLIAYMAFIPFCEAGIMDGISLQRLLENTFRLDIYAAREYCLEDDKLSEAVNFLDLGDGAGWELLQAMLNPDYRKRPIAEAVLNHRFITGALL; encoded by the exons ATGCTGAAGGCTCTTCCCGCGCGCTTCCTCGTCGTCTCGCCGGAGCCCGGGGGGCGGCGCCCGAGGCCTCGTCGACGATCCCTACGGCCGATTTCGTCGGCGCTGATGACCAACCCCGCGTACTTCGAGGTGGGCAGATTATTGGGTAGCTATGGCTTCATGAACATCACAAG CTATTCATCTTCTCAGTCTGGAGGGCTTCCAAACGATATTGGTAATCAAGACCTTAGTCTTGGATATTCACCAGAAGAGATTGAGCGATTAAGAGTCCAAGatgttggagaaggagaagtgaaAATTAG ACTCTATGAGGGAAGAGTGGTGCAAGGTCCATTGAAGGGCACACAGACTGTATTTAAG GTATACCCTGGAGCTATTGCTGGTGCTTCTGAAGCTAATTTGATGGCATTGAATGAGCTGAGGACTCATGCTTTTCTTCAG AGTAATGCAAAGGATATCTGTGAGAACATTCAGTTTCTGTTAGGAGCCTTTGAGACAGCTACTGGAGAGCAG TGGCTTGCTTTCCGCGACGATGGGAGATACAGTGCTGCAGACTATGCAAAAATAACCAGTGAAAGGCAGTTGAAGGAACGGCCTAATTTTTGGAATCCCTATGATCGTGCATACAAATTGGAACTGAGGAGATATTTTGTCCTTAGGCTGCTTAATGGAGCTATGTGTGGCCTTGTCCACATGCACAATCATGATAGACTGCACCAAAGCCTTGGCCCCTCTTCTGTTGTTCTCAA CACCGTTGCAGAGAAAAATGGATACTATTTACTTCCACAGCTCCGTGATTTGGCATTTTCTGTAGATATTGG GTATTCGTCTGTGGGGGTTGGAGCGTTGTCAGATGGTCTTTGGCGTCGAGCATCTGCTGCTGGAGCATCAACTCCTTTGGAGAAGCGAGCTTTTGGAGTAGCTGATGACAT ATATGGAGCTGGGTTGCTTATTGCATACATGGCATTTATTCCGTTTTGTGAAGCAGGCATTATGGATGGCATTTCCTTGCAG AGGCTCTTGGAGAACACTTTCCGTCTTGACATTTACGCTGCAAGAGA GTATTGCCTGGAAGATGATAAATTGTCGGAAGCTGTAAACTTTCTAGATTTAGGTGATGGTGCCGGCTGGGAGTTGCTGCAG gcaATGCTTAATCCGGATTACCGTAAACGACCAATTGCTGAGGCTGTACTGAACCATAGGTTTATTACAGGGGCTCTATTATAG
- the LOC119317499 gene encoding myb-related protein Zm1-like, with product MGRGRAPCCAKVGLNRGSWTPQEDMRLIAYIQKHGHANWRALPRQAGLLRCGKSCRLRWINYLRPDLRRGNFTAEEEATVIKLHALLGNKWSKIAACLPGRTDNEIKNVWNTHLKKKASEQKPGVGGSKGEPADGDPDTPVPSLSSASSSMTTSEGSNGGAGEQCGTSNEPETMDVPSPLELELEPVMDILGMLADAPTEALATAAPMPTSSCSSSSPTTCAGGGGGVEELLELPDIDMDADIWSIIDDDVARLQQGDATVPCTTKASPEEEGNEWWLADLEKELGLWGPTEESQPQAGPHDQIGYPGQDMEMVMSSSYPQSRSDHEASNSE from the exons ATGGGGCGAGGCAGGGCACCGTGCTGCGCCAAGGTCGGGCTCAACAGGGGCTCCTGGACGCCGCAGGAGGACATGCGCCTCATCGCCTACATCCAGAAGCACGGCCACGCCAACTGGCGCGCCCTCCCGAGGCAGGCCGGCCTGCTCCGCTGCGGGAAGAGCTGCCGGCTCCGGTGGATCAACTACCTGCGCCCCGACCTCAGGCGCGGCAACTTCACCGCCGAGGAGGAGGCCACCGTCATCAAGCTGCACGCCTTGCTCGGCAACAA GTGGTCCAAGATCGCGGCGTGCCTGCCCGGGAGGACGGACAACGAGATCAAGAACGTCTGGAACACGCACCTGAAGAAGAAGGCGTCGGAGCAGAAGCCAGGCGTCGGCGGGAGCAAGGGCGAGCCGGCCGACGGAGACCCCGACACGCCCGTCCCCTCGTTGTCTTCGGCGTCCTCGTCGATGACGACAAGCGAGGGGTCCAACGGCGGCGCCGGGGAGCAGTGCGGCACGAGCAACGAGCCCGAAACGATGGACGTACCGTCGCCTCTCGAGCTGGAGCTCGAGCCGGTCATGGACATCCTGGGCATGCTGGCCGACGCGCCCACGGAGGCGCTCGCGACGGCGGCGCCAATGCCAACGTCTTCGTGCTCGTCGTCCTCCCCGACGACGTGCgccgggggcggcggcggggtggaggaGCTGCTCGAGCTGCCGGACATCGACATGGACGCCGACATCTGGAGCATCATCGATGACGATGTCGCGCGCCTACAACAAGGCGATGCAACAGTGCCATGTACGACCAAGGCCAGCCCGGAGGAGGAGGGAAACGAGTGGTGGTTGGCGGATTTGGAGAAGGAACTCGGCCTGTGGGGGCCCACGGAGGAATCCCAGCCCCAGGCGGGCCCACACGACCAGATAGGCTACCCGGGCCAGGACATGGAaatggtgatgtcctcctcctacCCGCAGTCCAGATCGGATCATGAGGCGTCCAATTCTGAATAG
- the LOC119317498 gene encoding uncharacterized protein LOC119317498 isoform X2, with translation MLKALPARFLVVSPEPGGRRPRPRRRSLRPISSALMTNPAYFEVGRLLGSYGFMNITSYSSSQSGGLPNDIGNQDLSLGYSPEEIERLRVQDVGEGEVKIRLYEGRVVQGPLKGTQTVFKVYPGAIAGASEANLMALNELRTHAFLQSNAKDICENIQFLLGAFETATGEQWLAFRDDGRYSAADYAKITSERQLKERPNFWNPYDRAYKLELRRYFVLRLLNGAMCGLVHMHNHDRLHQSLGPSSVVLNTVAEKNGYYLLPQLRDLAFSVDIGYSSVGVGALSDGLWRRASAAGASTPLEKRAFGVADDIGSWRTLSVLTFTLQESIAWKMINCRKL, from the exons ATGCTGAAGGCTCTTCCCGCGCGCTTCCTCGTCGTCTCGCCGGAGCCCGGGGGGCGGCGCCCGAGGCCTCGTCGACGATCCCTACGGCCGATTTCGTCGGCGCTGATGACCAACCCCGCGTACTTCGAGGTGGGCAGATTATTGGGTAGCTATGGCTTCATGAACATCACAAG CTATTCATCTTCTCAGTCTGGAGGGCTTCCAAACGATATTGGTAATCAAGACCTTAGTCTTGGATATTCACCAGAAGAGATTGAGCGATTAAGAGTCCAAGatgttggagaaggagaagtgaaAATTAG ACTCTATGAGGGAAGAGTGGTGCAAGGTCCATTGAAGGGCACACAGACTGTATTTAAG GTATACCCTGGAGCTATTGCTGGTGCTTCTGAAGCTAATTTGATGGCATTGAATGAGCTGAGGACTCATGCTTTTCTTCAG AGTAATGCAAAGGATATCTGTGAGAACATTCAGTTTCTGTTAGGAGCCTTTGAGACAGCTACTGGAGAGCAG TGGCTTGCTTTCCGCGACGATGGGAGATACAGTGCTGCAGACTATGCAAAAATAACCAGTGAAAGGCAGTTGAAGGAACGGCCTAATTTTTGGAATCCCTATGATCGTGCATACAAATTGGAACTGAGGAGATATTTTGTCCTTAGGCTGCTTAATGGAGCTATGTGTGGCCTTGTCCACATGCACAATCATGATAGACTGCACCAAAGCCTTGGCCCCTCTTCTGTTGTTCTCAA CACCGTTGCAGAGAAAAATGGATACTATTTACTTCCACAGCTCCGTGATTTGGCATTTTCTGTAGATATTGG GTATTCGTCTGTGGGGGTTGGAGCGTTGTCAGATGGTCTTTGGCGTCGAGCATCTGCTGCTGGAGCATCAACTCCTTTGGAGAAGCGAGCTTTTGGAGTAGCTGATGACAT AGGCTCTTGGAGAACACTTTCCGTCTTGACATTTACGCTGCAAGAGA GTATTGCCTGGAAGATGATAAATTGTCGGAAGCTGTAA